A window of Variovorax paradoxus genomic DNA:
CAACTACAAGGCGATCATTTTCGCGAGCTCGAACCGCGACACCTTGTGGAACGGGGCGGTCAGCACCAGCCAGGACGCCGCGCGCACCGCGCTGCGCAACTACATGCGCCGCGGGGGCGGCTTCGTCGGCCTGCACAACGCTTTCGGCGCGGAATACAACTGGCCCTACTACGAAGGCCTGCTCGGCAACGCAAACTTCTACAACCACGCGCCGAACCGCGCAGGCGATGTCGAGATCGTCTCGGACGATCCCTCGACGAAGGAGGTGCCCAAGCGCTTCTCCTTCCAGGACGAGTGGTACAACCTCATGCCCTTCCCCACCAAGGTGAAGTTCCTGGCCAAGGTCGACACCTCGACGCTGAAGCCGCTGACGGCGGCTCCGCACCCCGGCCACGCGGACTTCCATCCGGTCGCCTGGTGCCAGTACTACGACGGCGGCCGCGCATGGCTCACGACCCTCGGGCACAACGCCCACTCGTTCACCGCCGACCTGCAGGGCGTCGGCGCCATCGAGTTCCAGAAGCTCGTCATCCAGGGCGTCAAGTCGGCGATGGGCCTGACGCCTTTTTGCACCGAGTAACGCCCAAGAACCGTTCACGGGGTAGATATCCATGAAGCAAAAATCATTGGTCACGCTGCTGGTCTCCTGCGGCGTGCTCGCATCGCCGTTGCTGATCAGCGCCTGTGGCGGCTCGAGCGGCGACGGCGCCCCCTTCCTGCCGGTGGCGCCGGCCCCCGCGCCGCCGCCGGCATCCGGCGCGCCACCGTCAGCGTCGCCGCCGGCGGCGGCTGCGCCCGCGGCCGACCTGTCCGACTGCTGCACCGCCGGCGACAAGGACTTTCCCAAGGTGGGGGGCAATCTGGGCAACCAGAACTACTCCAGCCTGCGCAAGATCGACAAAGGCGTGATCGGCCAATTGGGCGGCGCCTGGGTCAACCAGATCGAAGGCGGCATGAACACCGGCAACAACCAGAGCACGACGGTGGTGGTCGATGGCGTCGTCTACATCGAATCCGCCGTCGGCAATGTGATCGCCGTGGATGGCAAGACCGGCCTCACGAAATGGAAATGGACCACGCCCTACGGTGCAATCACCCGCCGCGGCGTGGCTGTGGCGAAGGATCTGGGGCTGGTGTTCACCGTCGCCACCGGCAACCGGCTGGTGGCGCTGCGGACCGACACCGGCGCGATCGCATGGATCAAGCAATATCCGAGCAGCACCACCGACCCCGACTACCAGGGGTCGCTTCAGAAAGTGGCGCTCGTCTATCACGACAAGCGCCTCTACCTGGGCACCAACGACGGCAACCGCGGCGCCGCGTTCTCCGCCGATGCCCTCACCGGCAAGGTGCTGACTTCGTTCTGGGGCGTGCCTCGCGCCGGCGAGATCGGCTACGACACCTGGGGTGGCGCCGCCGAGTCCGATCGCACCGGCGCGACGCCCTGGATCCATCCGGCGGTGGACCCCGAGCTGGGTCTTGTCTACTGGACTTTCGGCAACGTGCGCGGGGGTTCGTCGCAGAACGGTTCCACGCGTCCCGGACTGAACCTGTTCGCCAATTCGATCGTCGCCCTGGACCTCAAGACCGGCGAATACAAGTGGCACTTCCAGTCGGTTCACCACGACATCTGGGACATGGACAACGTCATGTCGCCAGTGCTCGCGGACGTGAAGATCGACGGACGCGATCGCAAGGTCGTGATCTATGGCAGCAAGACCGGCATGTACTACATCCTCGATCGCAAGGACGGCAGCGCGCCGCTCGGCATCGACGAAGTGCCGGTGAAACAGGACGCCCGCCAGGCGAGCTGGCCCACGCAGCCCCTGCCGCGCCAGGGTGCCTGGACCGAGACCTGCATCGTGGACCAGCCACTGGGCACGGCGATTCCAGGCGACCCCAACCGCGCGGTGCCCAACTATGTGAAGGGCTGCCTCTATGACGCGCATTGGGACGTGCCGATACTCTCCATTCCGGGGCATGGCGGCGGAGCCAACTGGAACCACCAGTCGTACAGCCAGCGCACCGGGCTGGTCTACACGGGCATGGGTTACGTGTCGGCGGCGCATTCGCTGACCGAGGCGAGCAACGGCCTGCGCCCGCCGGGTACCTACATGACCGGCGCCGTCGTGGCCGTCGATCCCGGCACCAATCTGGTCAAGTGGAAAAAGCAGATGCCGTACTCCCTGGCGCACGGCAACGGCATCCTGACCACGGGGTCCAACCTTCTCTTCATCGGCCAGCCCGACGGCAACCTGTTGGCCATGGATGCCAATGACGGCAGCGAGCTGTGGCGCTTCCAGACGGGGGCCGCGATCAGCGCCAGCCCGATCACGTACGAGATCGACGGCGAGCAGTATGTCGCGGTGTTCTCCGGCGGCACGAGCATTCCCTATGGCGACTCGGCGCCCCGCGGCGACCGCCTGTGGGCATTCAAGGTCGGAGGCACGGTGCAACCGCCCGCAACGCCGATCCCGCCCGTCGTGCGTCGCCCGGTGTCGGGCGCGGCCGTGGAGGGCTCGGCGCTGCCCACGCCCAACACCGTGTTCCTGGCACGCGTGCAGACTGCGGCGAACGCGCCCGGAGCTGTCGAGTCGACGGCGGTCAACGCCATGACACCGACTTTCATGCGCGTGCCGGCCAACACCACGGTGACCTTCACCAACCCGGGCGGCAACTCCAACACGCATTGCGCCACCCAGTTCTTCGAAGGCCGCTTCGACTTCAGGCTGGCGCCGGGACAGTCCGCAAACCATACCTTCGACACGCCCGGCGAGTATTTCTACAACGACTGCCACAGCCCGCGACCCACCGGCAAGATCGTCGTGTACTGACGGCCTTCGTTCGGCGGCTCGCAGCAAAAAAAGCACCGGCATCCGCCGGTGCTTTTTTTTCCTCATGAGGGCGAGCGCCGGATCAGCGCAACCGCTGCTCGAGCGGGTCTCCGATCAATGCCACCCGGCCATTGCCGCGGCGTATCCACAGGCGCTCATTGCCATGACCGTCATCGGCGACAAAGAGCACCGCGTCCCCGAATGCACGAAAGCCCAACGGCATCGAATTGCGAGAACCGGCCGCGATATCGGCCACGGCGCGGGTACCGGCCGGCGAGCCGTCGCTCGTCCAGGGCTCGACGCCGGTGGCGCTTCCGCCGTTCGCGGAAAACCACAGCCGGGCTCCGATGGCCGCAAAGCGCGCAGGCGACCCGCTCTCGGCGCCTGGCACGATGTCCTTGACCAGCGTGGTCCCCTTCGCCGTGCCATCGCTGCGCCACAGTTCCGCGCCGGATACACCGTCGGTCGCGGCAAAGTACAGCCGCCCTCCCATCGCCGACAAGGGACTTGCAATGGCGCCCTCTGCTCCGGGTCGGATGTCCTTCACCAGCGTGGTGCCGGCCGTGGTGCCGTCGCTCTTCCACAGCTCGGTGCCGTGGATACCGTCGTTGGCGGCGAAGTACAGCATGCGGTCGAGCGCGATCAGGTGCGTGGGACGCGAGGATGCGTCCCCAGGCCGAATGTCCTTCACCATTCGCGTGCCCCGCTCGGTGCCATCGCTTTTCCACAACTCGGCCCCGTGCACACCGTCGTTGGCGGTGAAGTAGATGCTGTCACCCACGGCGGTCAGGCCCTGGATCTCCGCGTCCTCGATACCCGGGCGGATGTCCTTCACCATCCGCGTGTTCTCTGGCGCACCTTCGCTGACCCAGAGTTCATGGCCATGCTCGCGGGTGGTCGCGGTGAAGAACAGGCGTTTGCCGGCCACCGTGAGCTGGCGCGCGACCGCGCGAGGACCGGCGTCGATCGAGGACACGCGCGTCGTGGTCTGCGTGCTGCCCGAGGTCTTCCACACCTGGAAGCCGGTGCTGCCGTCATTGGCGACAAAGTACAGCGCGTCGCGAAACACGGTCAGCTCGCTGGGCATGGCACCCTCCTCGCCCGGCCGCAAATCGATGACGAGCGAAGTGCCCGCGGCCGTACCGTCGGTTCGCCAGAGCTCCAGACCGCTCGCGCCGTCCGTGGCCGTGAAGTAGACATGGCCACGGAACGGCGTCTGCCAGACGGGAAAAGATCCTCGGAAGCCGGGACGGATGTCCTTGAGCATCGCAGTACCGGCGATGCTGCCGTCCGTGATCCAGAGCTCCTGCCCCGATGCCACGTGGAAAGCGGAAAAAAGCACGCGTCCGCCCAGTGGCGTCAGCCCGGTGGGAGAGACGAAGGCAAGCCGCTGGCGCTGTTCGGGAAGAACTTCGCGCTCGGGATCCCGCGCGGATGCACAAGACTGGGCCAGGAGCGCAAGCGCGGCGAGCCACACGGGGCGCACGAAGCGCATCGGGGCACGGGTCATCTCAGCCCCCGAACCATCGGGCGGGCACCGTCACCAACTGCGGGAAGATCACCATGACGAACATGATCGCGAACTCGGCCGCCATGAACGGCAGGACACCGCGGGTGACATCGTCCATCTTCATCTTCCCGACGCCTGCGACGACGTTCAGCACCACCCCCACGGGCGGCGTGATGAGCCCGATGGAGTTGTTGATGATGAACATGACGCCGAAGTAGACCGGGTCGATGCCCGCGGCAATGACGACGGGCATCAGCACCGGTGTCAGGATCAGGATGGTGGGTGTCATGTCCATCGCCGTGCCCACCGCCATGACCAGCAGCATGACCATGATCATCAGGAGGATCTTGTTCCCCATGAAGGGCTCGAGCAGCCCCACCACCTTGGACGGCAGATCCGCCACCGTGATCAGCCAGGCGCTCACCATCGCCGCCGCAATCAGGAACATGACCACGGCGCTTGTCTTCGCGGCGCTCACGAACACCTTGTAGAGCGCGTCGAAACTCAGCTCGCGATAGATGAAGGTGGCGACAAAGAACGCGTAGACGGCCGCCACCACCGCGGCCTCTGTCGGCGTGAACACCCCCATGCGCAGACCGACCAGGATGATGACGGGCAACAGCAGCGCCCAGCCGGCATCCCGCGCGGCCTTCATGACTTCGCGCGCCGGCTTGCGCGGCGGTGGCTGGATCTTCTCGTGTCGAACGAGCCATGCCCAGGTCACCCACAGCGCGCCGCCGATCAGCAGCCCCGGCACGATGGCGGCCATGAAGAGCTTGGAGATCGATACGTTGGCGGCAACGCCGAATATCACCAGGCCGATGCTGGGTGGAATCACGGGCCCGATGATTCCCGTGGCAGCGATGAGGCCGCCCGCCCGCGCCTTGTCATGGCCCGCCTTGACCATCATCGGCAGCAGCAAGGCGGTCAGCGCGGCGGCGTCCGCGACAGCCGAACCGGAGAGCGCCGAGAGCAGGCAGCCGGCCATGATGGTCACGTAGCCCAGGCCGCCCTTCACGTGACCGACCAGCGCGAGCGCGAGGTCGACGATGCGCTTGGACAGGCCCCCGACATTCATGATCTCGCCAGCCAGCATGAAGAACGGCACTGCCAGCAGCGGAAAACTGTCGGCGCCGCCGATCACGTTCTGCGCAAGGATCTGCGCATCGAACAGATCAAGGTGCCACATCAGCGCCACGCCGCATGCGAGCAGGGAGAACGCGATGGGAATGCCCATGGCCATGGCCACGAGCAGGGAGCCCACGAAGACAAGGATGGTCATTTGCGTGCTCCCGGTTCCTCGTCTTTCGGCCCCAGGATCTGCTTGAGCTGGATCGCCTCCTCCGACTCCTGGATCATCACCAGGTCATCGTCGGCGATTCGTCCCGTCAGCAGTCGAAGCAGATCGAGCCCCAGGATGAACGCGGCCAACACAGAGAACACCACGCCCGAGGCATAGACGATGGCCATCGATGCGCCGGTGACCGGTGCCGTGACGTCCCAGTTGATGCGTGCCTGCGCCATGCTCCCCTGAAAGAGAAGCCAGACGATGTAGAGCATGACCACGTGGCCTGTCGCGAGGCAGATTTTCTTGCCGACGGGCGGCAACTTCTGCACCACCATGTCCACGCCCAGATGGCCGTGCTCCT
This region includes:
- a CDS encoding TRAP transporter large permease: MTILVFVGSLLVAMAMGIPIAFSLLACGVALMWHLDLFDAQILAQNVIGGADSFPLLAVPFFMLAGEIMNVGGLSKRIVDLALALVGHVKGGLGYVTIMAGCLLSALSGSAVADAAALTALLLPMMVKAGHDKARAGGLIAATGIIGPVIPPSIGLVIFGVAANVSISKLFMAAIVPGLLIGGALWVTWAWLVRHEKIQPPPRKPAREVMKAARDAGWALLLPVIILVGLRMGVFTPTEAAVVAAVYAFFVATFIYRELSFDALYKVFVSAAKTSAVVMFLIAAAMVSAWLITVADLPSKVVGLLEPFMGNKILLMIMVMLLVMAVGTAMDMTPTILILTPVLMPVVIAAGIDPVYFGVMFIINNSIGLITPPVGVVLNVVAGVGKMKMDDVTRGVLPFMAAEFAIMFVMVIFPQLVTVPARWFGG
- a CDS encoding ELWxxDGT repeat protein, whose amino-acid sequence is MRFVRPVWLAALALLAQSCASARDPEREVLPEQRQRLAFVSPTGLTPLGGRVLFSAFHVASGQELWITDGSIAGTAMLKDIRPGFRGSFPVWQTPFRGHVYFTATDGASGLELWRTDGTAAGTSLVIDLRPGEEGAMPSELTVFRDALYFVANDGSTGFQVWKTSGSTQTTTRVSSIDAGPRAVARQLTVAGKRLFFTATTREHGHELWVSEGAPENTRMVKDIRPGIEDAEIQGLTAVGDSIYFTANDGVHGAELWKSDGTERGTRMVKDIRPGDASSRPTHLIALDRMLYFAANDGIHGTELWKSDGTTAGTTLVKDIRPGAEGAIASPLSAMGGRLYFAATDGVSGAELWRSDGTAKGTTLVKDIVPGAESGSPARFAAIGARLWFSANGGSATGVEPWTSDGSPAGTRAVADIAAGSRNSMPLGFRAFGDAVLFVADDGHGNERLWIRRGNGRVALIGDPLEQRLR
- a CDS encoding PQQ-binding-like beta-propeller repeat protein; translated protein: MKQKSLVTLLVSCGVLASPLLISACGGSSGDGAPFLPVAPAPAPPPASGAPPSASPPAAAAPAADLSDCCTAGDKDFPKVGGNLGNQNYSSLRKIDKGVIGQLGGAWVNQIEGGMNTGNNQSTTVVVDGVVYIESAVGNVIAVDGKTGLTKWKWTTPYGAITRRGVAVAKDLGLVFTVATGNRLVALRTDTGAIAWIKQYPSSTTDPDYQGSLQKVALVYHDKRLYLGTNDGNRGAAFSADALTGKVLTSFWGVPRAGEIGYDTWGGAAESDRTGATPWIHPAVDPELGLVYWTFGNVRGGSSQNGSTRPGLNLFANSIVALDLKTGEYKWHFQSVHHDIWDMDNVMSPVLADVKIDGRDRKVVIYGSKTGMYYILDRKDGSAPLGIDEVPVKQDARQASWPTQPLPRQGAWTETCIVDQPLGTAIPGDPNRAVPNYVKGCLYDAHWDVPILSIPGHGGGANWNHQSYSQRTGLVYTGMGYVSAAHSLTEASNGLRPPGTYMTGAVVAVDPGTNLVKWKKQMPYSLAHGNGILTTGSNLLFIGQPDGNLLAMDANDGSELWRFQTGAAISASPITYEIDGEQYVAVFSGGTSIPYGDSAPRGDRLWAFKVGGTVQPPATPIPPVVRRPVSGAAVEGSALPTPNTVFLARVQTAANAPGAVESTAVNAMTPTFMRVPANTTVTFTNPGGNSNTHCATQFFEGRFDFRLAPGQSANHTFDTPGEYFYNDCHSPRPTGKIVVY
- a CDS encoding ThuA domain-containing protein — its product is MPFAALSAAPAASSNPTAPAVQAPAEQADPVAEAADDSFDTYYNVCRGTNPKCYNDWGAFATTPDRVLVYSRTAGPRHAVLGTPMASGLNPVMNPDNVMQAGLVRMLSAEGITVDWTEDVAILSGRINNYKAIIFASSNRDTLWNGAVSTSQDAARTALRNYMRRGGGFVGLHNAFGAEYNWPYYEGLLGNANFYNHAPNRAGDVEIVSDDPSTKEVPKRFSFQDEWYNLMPFPTKVKFLAKVDTSTLKPLTAAPHPGHADFHPVAWCQYYDGGRAWLTTLGHNAHSFTADLQGVGAIEFQKLVIQGVKSAMGLTPFCTE
- a CDS encoding TRAP transporter small permease, which encodes MNQWIDRCCAGIEALIAAALAVMVVLVFGNVVLRYGFNSGITVSEEVSRWLFIWMTFLGAVVALKEHGHLGVDMVVQKLPPVGKKICLATGHVVMLYIVWLLFQGSMAQARINWDVTAPVTGASMAIVYASGVVFSVLAAFILGLDLLRLLTGRIADDDLVMIQESEEAIQLKQILGPKDEEPGARK